A genomic window from Arvicola amphibius chromosome 5, mArvAmp1.2, whole genome shotgun sequence includes:
- the Mbd2 gene encoding methyl-CpG-binding domain protein 2 isoform X2, protein MRAHPGGGRCCPEQEEGESAAGGSGAGGDSAIEQGGQGSALAPSPVSGVRREGARGGGRGRGRWKQAARGGGVCGRGRGRGRGRGRGRGRGRGRGRPQSGGSGLGGDGGAGGCGVGSGGGVAPRREPVPFPSGSAGPGPRGPRATESGKRMDCPALPPGWKKEEVIRKSGLSAGKSDVYYFSPSGKKFRSKPQLARYLGNAVDLSSFDFRTGKMMPSKLQKNKQRLRNDPLNQNKLLWTAHHCIMACAFRTCLLLCSSLCLECASPPPPSGQLLS, encoded by the exons atGCGCGCGCACCCGGGGGGAGGCCGCTGCTGCccggagcaggaggagggggagagcgCGGCGGGCGGCAGCGGCGCTGGCGGCGACTCCGCCATAGAGCAGGGGGGCCAGGGCAGCGCGCTCGCTCCGTCCCCGGTGAGCGGCGTGCGCAGGGAAGGCGCTCGGGGCGGCGGCCGTGGCCGGGGGCGGTGGAAGCAGGCGGCCCGGGGCGGCGGCGTCTGTGGCCGTGGCCGTGGCCGTGGCCGGGGTCGGGGCCGTggccggggccggggccggggccgcGGCCGTCCCCAGAGTGGCGGCAGCGGCCTTGGCGGCGACGGCGGCGCGGGCGGCTGCGGCGTCGGCAGCGGTGGCGGCGTCGCCCCCCGGCGGGAGCCTGTCCCTTTCCCGTCGGGGAGCGCGGGGCCGGGGCCCAGGGGACCCCGGGCCACGGAAAGCGGGAAGAGGATGGATTGCCCGGCCCTCCCCCCCggatggaagaaggaggaagtgaTCCGAAAATCAGGGCTCAGTGCTGGCAAGAGCGATGTCTACTACTTCAG tccGAGTGGTAAGAAGTTCAGAAGTAAGCCTCAGCTGGCAAGGTATCTGGGAAATGCCGTTGACCTCAGCAGTTTTGACTTCAGAACTGGCAAGATGATGCCTAGTAAATTACAGAAGAACAAGCAGAGACTACGGAATGATCCTCTGAATCAGAACAAG CTGCTCTGGACCGCTCATCACTGCATCATGGCATGTGCTTTCAGGACCTGCTTGCTTCTGTGCAGCTCCCTCTGCTTGGAATgcgcttcccctccccctccatctggccaactcctcagctga